Genomic segment of Primulina tabacum isolate GXHZ01 chromosome 11, ASM2559414v2, whole genome shotgun sequence:
CATTAaagcttcaaaaaaaaaaaaagtctaatgaaagaaggtaatagatCATACTCTACTACATATCAAATTTCATACGCTCTTTTTGATACATACCATTCGTAATTGTTTATTAAAAATGAACTTATTGAAATATTCGAAAAATTAGCTCAAGAAATATCTGGAAAGAATCGAGTTTCCTTCAGTACATGAAACAGATTCCAGATCCAAGACAAACCGATTTTATATATAACTTAAAGTCTTAGACTGAAATAAAAAAGACCATCTTTTCAGAGAGATAAGATAACAAGTAACATGTGGAGAAAACACTTGTACAATAAATTCAACCAGTAATAAAAAGATTTTCAATAATAGGAAAACTTATATGTCCATAATGATGAATAGAAGTTGAAATAGTATTATATATTACAAAATATAgaaatcaatttccttgtaatatCATATACTATGTGGAATAACCTATGAAAAGGACTTACCAATGAATAATAAACATCGGTGAATTGGAAGTTCATACCAGAGTAATTCCAGGAGAAGAACTGGATCAATTGGTTCTTAGATTAAACTTTCTAGAGGAACATAAACCTTGGAAATGACTTGAATCAGGATGAAATTTATTGTAGTAAAAAGAACATGGAAAATTCAATAACCACAAgttcattctcgatatacattcAATTAGAAATGTTATATGAACAAATAAAGTAGAATACTTTGCTGCTTACATTAATTCAGGAACTGGAATctgtaaaataaaaagaagaatttTTCCAAAAGAATTTGAAAAAGATTACCTCTGATTGCTCGATGATATTTCTCCAaatgaatctttatcttatgTGAAAGGATTAAGATGAACAAACTATTAATCAGAGGTACTGGACAAACACTTTGGTACAAGATGAAAAAAACCGTcgatatatttttatgatacaCGAGCATATATTTTACTaggaaataatttatttcaaatgtttaaatCACATACTCAAAAATGAAACCAGATGATTAATGTTCCAACACTATGTGATCACAATGTCATAGACCAGAGACTAAGAGAcacattttacagaaaattgtcAATCCACTTTTGGAGCAAGCATGATGATGAATGAAAACTTCTACAcagaaaaatgaaagatttcagaagatttggagaaacaatgctccaaataaaaatagaagaaaaCCTCTAACCGGAAGAAATGGATGTCCTCAAAATAGCTTTACATCATAAAGATATAGATTTAGAAACAAAGATATCCctagaaaatgtcaaaaaaaaaaaaaaaaaagaattatagaaaattataattaaaatcCTTTGGCATGGTGGAAAAGAAACCAACTCCAAGCCGACTTTAAAACCATGGAAGACAAGGAATAACAGTTCGTCAGATGCAACTCCATCTTGATGATCATAgttgataaaaaatatatatagattatTATCAAGGAATATTTAGACTTTTCTTTAATCAAAGCATGATTATCACATATAGCAGTCCAGAGTTTCTTGTAAAAAATCACGGTGAGATCAAAATAAACAAACCCAAaatagttattaattatcaaaaaattaataaaattaagaagTTTGATAGATATTTTATACATATCAGATAACATTTAATAAGATGTATATGCGATGCAAAAATATTCTCTAAATTAGATTGTAAGCCTGGATTTTATCAGATTCAGATGaataaagaaaacaagaaattCACATCTTTCTCCAAATCACAAAGACATTATTTCTAAGTATTATCAATGAGATTGACAAATGAACCTGAGATATTCCAAAAAAAGACGGATAATCTTTTAAAGATTATATAGAATTTATGTTTTGTCTAcattgataatattttaatagcatataaaaatatgaatgaatatgttaaacattttaaaatattttctaaagtTTGTAAACATGAAGGATTAGTCATATATGAAAACAAGACAATCATTGCCTTGTTTGTAAAGTGTGATTGGATTGTGAGGAGCAGTATGTAAAACTCGATGGACACGATCTGACGACATTTTGGTAAAAAATGTATGACATTTATTTTACCTTACAAAAACATGATGAGCCATAAAAAAAAGTCTCGtatatatgatatatttgtTGGAAACCTTGCGAACCTCATGTCTTTGAACCGGCTCGATAGGTGTAACAACGTCACAtgttaataaaaaataagaaaaaaataaaatctaaacAAAAGGGACTAAATCAGGACATTAGGGTCTAAATCGAGAATATGTCAAAATATTAATAACTAAATTGAGAATTCTTCCATTTTTTTGAAAGATAAATtctcatatattttaaaattaaagaatattttttaaaataaaatatgattcaCCGTTGTAAGGTGATTTTTATCTTTCAAATTAGTAAACTCGAGCTTCAACTCTAATACTCTATGTTGGGGATTAGTCTTTATATTTCTTATATGTTTGAAGGtcattttgcaaattttctttgaagaaagatcataaataaaaacaaaatatttgacCAAAATCATTTTTCAAATGTTCCCAAACAGTAAAGTAAATAGTCAATGTTTTCATTTCTCTctttattaaaataatgcattgttgttaaatttataaacaaaattaaggTATGTGCATGCAAGATATCTTAAATTTTGGTACGTGGCAtccattttcattttttttaaagaaaggaTGTGGCCTCAGGTCCCaatcacaaataaatattcgagcgatcatctcacaagagagctactttaaataaatttatttgacGAGGTTTCTGGCTAGAATATCCAATTGATATATTAGTGTTAATAATCTatatcattaattaattaaagtcgAAGCATTATTTAAAACTCATTATATAACTTAACTGATAAACCTTTgtttattttccaaaaataactattttttaaatattttaaattatatttttatctatattttaaaatccaataatatgtttatttatatttttttaaaattttagatcattatattattatttttatttttaattaaaaaatataaaaaaaaatcattaatccTACTTGGTGTTTGTTTAAATAATAAGGGCCTGTTTGGTATGAATGATTAGAGGCAGATTGTGGTGTAATCACATGTTTGTCTGGTTTTTGGGAGAGAGACAGATAACAAGTGGCCCGTGACAAAATCTCTGTAGACTAGGGAAAATCCATCCCTGAATGGCCCAAGTATTATTAATCCTAATTTGTACAGTTCATATGATAGAACATAAAAATTACCTTATTAACCTTTACCCTACCAATAAATCTCATCTCCTCCCTCTCCTTTATTCAATACAGCCGACCCCCaaaaaaaaggaaccgagaagaAATAGCGTACAAGCTATGCGATTCGGTCATCGGTGTTCAACTAAGATTTCATCTTATATATGTTCAACTAAGATTTCAAATATATGTAGATGGATTTCAATCTTAGCTGTCGCACTACTGAACATCACAAAATAACTTCTGCAAAAGTAAGACTACACTGTCAAGTTGGAACAACAATTACTGCATTTCACATTCTGATTGCAATAAACACTACCAATACGAGCAAAAGGGATAGAAAGAAGCAACTGAACCCAAAGCAACAACATATTGCCTCGATGGAGATCGATGACCGTTTAAGTGACTCGCTGCGAGGCATATTGCTCTTTTCCATTTTACCATTGTCTGCTTGAGTGAAATTTTTTGTTGCATATGCTATTCCCTTGTCGCACACATCAATATTCTGCATGGAAGGAGATGAAGAACTGGATGCCATACCAGTCTTCACATTCTTTTTACCAAACGATTGACTTGTTACTGTACTTGATTCATGCTCAGAAGCTGACCATATTTGTTTGGTTGGTGTGAAAACATTACCATGGTACTCATCATACCAATAGAATTTGTTCGGATGTGTAAGGGAAGCCGGACAAATGTAGTAATACTTGCCTGGACGTGTTGAGAATTCCCCAGCCTTTCGTAGCAACATAGACCCTTCACCGCACTGGCATGTTGGTGCTATATTTGTTTTCATTTGACCTATGATAACATGATTGGGAAAGGCTATGAGAATAAGTGgcataaacaaataaattttaCTGTGAAATACAAAATATGTTCAAATTACATGACATTTAAAATTATGTGTAAAACTCAAGCGAAAAGTTGAACAATGTAATGAAAATTTAACAAAACAAATGGATGTCATATACTCTATTGTTGTCATCTCAAATGAATGAGGCTACATGTACGAAGTAAAAATGACAATCCAACAAGAAATTCTGCACTCATAAatcgtatttttttaaaacatcacaATATAGAAATTGAAGTACATGACAGTTGGAAAGAGATATGGTTATGTGAGTCTCTTTGAAGATTAAAAATCATTGAATAAATAGAAACATAAATTTTAAcctaaaaaaaaatagaaacacAATACATACATACAGGGATTTCTCAAAAAAGTATTATGTAGCACTATAAATTTAACATCTCAAAATTTCACCCAAGAATAAAACTTATAATTGATCAACGAGGCAGGGATTCCCAACTTGAAAATAGgtttttgtatttaaaaatgTAGATTGAAATAAGGGCAAATTTGGTATTTTAGCAGGAATTCATTATCTATacaattatttatcaaatacaccaaaaatcatataatttatcaCATTTTCGTTATCATTCACACCAAACACACTAATAAAAATTAGggtattttaattatcattcaAATTGTCATCAATTTATCAATCCATCGTTTATCCTATAACAACAACCAAACTGGCCCGACGCTGTTGCAAAGATAAAGCAATCAAATTGCGAATCTCCAACCCCCAATTGGCCGAACGCCATCGCACCTCTCCGTCTAGGGTTTTATCCGattcatatattttttacaGCTCGCGCGCGCAGATTCACGCGACCGTCTAATATGTTTGAATTCCCTTCAGGTTTCATTTGATTAATCCCGAGTTATTGTGTGTTGAAATCTATATCTGATTCAAGGTTAGGGCTCTCATTATGATTATCTCTGCTGTATTTCGTTTCACATCGTTGTTCTACGTGAAGCCGAGTGACAATCTTCGCGTTTTTGGTCCTGGTTTGAATCCTTTCGCTCCTTATAACATGGCCCAACACACCTCTCGCTAAATTTTTGACATCTTTCTTTCTATAGCTGTTCCAAGGACCATGTGAAAAGTTGTTCAGTGATAGATgaaaattttctgaaattccAGATAGTCGCGATCATTTGTCGTTTAACTGATACTTTCGGGCATAAGTTGCTGGGACTCGAAAATAATACCAATAGTGTTTAGAGGATATAAAGTTTAGGTGGGAATTTTGTTGCCTGTCTCGGGTTCTCTGTGGTTCTGACTGTTGGGGAATGTGAAAAGAGAAGACAACCGTGGTTGTCCATACTTCATTTGTGGGTTTATCATTTTCATTTTATGCATGTGAGTAAGATTTTGGGTGATTTAGTTTATCTACTTGGATAAAATTATTGGGAAAGAAGCCAAGCTTTTGGGGGTCCAAGACTCTGAGATTATAGGGTATTGAGAAAGTGCTTGTCTTTGTGATCTGTCgccaaaaagaagaaaaataaatataagatAATGTTGGAGTACCAATATTCGATTAGAAGGAGCAGGAAGCTGTTGAGTAGGTCGGATAGCGACACAGATGATCGAGGTTGGACTCTACTTCATGTCTTTGCCAAGAAAGGTGACCTTAAAGAGGTATGGTCTTCAATTTTTCTGACCATTGTTTTGTTCGAGTTTTAGTTCATATTTGATACATCATGAAGTTTCGTGTTCTTTGGTTTTAGAGGTCTGTTAGTTTTAGCAGTCCTTCTGTAAGTGAGGATATATGTATTAAATGGTGCTAAAATCAGTTTTTTTTGGATTAACTAATACATGATTACCACACAAGCAGAGCGGATATTTCCTACTGTTTAGCTGTATGGAATCATGGAAtgggaaaataaatattttttgctTGTGCATGTAAATGAGAAATAAATTCTATAGTGGTGtaatttaagtttttatgagTTTTAACGGTTGGAGGAATTGGTGCAGACTGCAGACGACAAGAAGGTGTACTGCCTGTTTTTGTTATTACGATGCTACTCGAGTATCTTTATTCTTTTTGTCGGCCTTTAATCTTGATGTGGGGTTTTTTCCCTGTTTACACCTCTCAGTGATTCTAATTTGTTGAAACTTGTGTTTTTATTGTAATGCCGCATGTAGAGTTGTTTGGAGAATCAATTGGTGCCTTTTAGTTGTTTTGTCCCTTTTTTTATGCGGCATGAAAGAGAACTATGATTTTACTTTGTGGGTTAATTCTTAGAATGATTTAAGGATCATGTTAAGTTTGCATTGGTTTTGAAAATTCCTTTACGTCTTTTTTATTTTGACATATTTTCAACTGTCCAAACGGTGGATGTTGTGCCAGACGGTGGATGTTGCATCGTGTTAAGTTTGCATTGTTTTTTGACATGCTTGGCTGCCTAGGCCCTGGGCGCAGCCCTTGCAAAAGGTGCTCTTAGGTGACGCCTTATGTGCTGCATGGTATTCAATTCAAAGACAATAATCTAATAGTGTACACATTCAGTTTCATGTTAAAATTTAACCATGGCCCAGCCCAATTAAATCTAACCCAATTCCCACAATTCTTTAATTCATAACTTGTATACTCAGCAATTCTttctttttactttttttttctctACAATAATTCAGTTCTGGCTCCATCAAGATCTTATGTTCCCAGTCTTTCCTTTTGTATTTTATCTTCCATCAAGATCTAAATCCCAACTCTTTGGCCGAAAGTTTTAgatgattgattttttttaaagttatgCCATGTATTTTGACAATAAACAGttgatttttattgttttttagttatttgtaaattttattttttgtttctaTGTAATATTTTTGCAAAATTCACTTTATATATGTACATCATAAAAACTCATGTTCGGTGCATCTTACATCAATAAATCACCGGCTCGCCTTGCGCCTAAAGCTCCAGGATATCTATGTCTTGTGCTTTAAATTAATATGTTGTATCAGGTGACTAACATGATGCAACTCAAAGTCCATAGCTGAGCAAAATGTTAAGATGAGGACTTCGAATTTCACCAATTCTTTTCTACTCAGTTGCACTGACTAAAAGATTGAACTGAGTAGGAGGGATTCAGTTCGATGACTCTTTAACTGAAACTACTCTTTGGCGAAAACGAAAAGCCAACGTGTGCTTTCGGCTCAATTTCACAAGTCTTATAACTAAAATCTTATTTGTCACCGTTATCTTTTAGTGACTGTGAACTTTAAAAAACTTGGGTGATGATATGATATGTATAATTCTCCAATGCCACACATCCCCCTGATGGTGTTTATCAACATTTATGATTTCAATCCTTGGAATTGTTTGGATAGTGATGTTTTTTTTATTCCACTATTTACAAGGATCTTTCATTATTTTGTAGGTTAAACGGCTTCTTAATGAAGGAATGGATGCAAATGTGGCTGCTTGGGGCCCAAAGTCGCTTGGTGTAACCCCTCTCCATCTAGCTGCTAAAGGTGGCCATCTCAAAGTTATGGATAAATTGCTAGAGCGTGGTGCTGACATTGACGCACGGACCAAGGGTGCATGTGGATGTGAGTATTTTGTTAATATAGCTATTATTCTTTATATAGACAGTACAACATTCGTTGGgtttttattcataatttatCGGATGCAGGGACCCCACTTCACCATGCGGCTaaagagaaaaagaagaaagCAATCAAATTCCTCATTGAAAATGGGGCATTTTTACCGGACGACATCAACGATACCAGGTTCAATCCACCTCTCCATTATTGCCCTGGTCTTGAATGGGCTTATGAAGAGATGAGGCGTCTACATGTGGACAACTCTTCGTCTGGTGAGACATCTTGCGGCTCAGAAAACTGAGGCACTCTCTCTGTGGCATTTCACCAATGCTGCAATTGGAAACAAGCAGAAGAAGCTTCCTGTGTCTGCGCCATATCGTTTGGTCTATATAACGTTTGCTTGTGTTTTGTCAATTAGTGGCACGTCTGTTTCTCTCAGTCCGTGTCTTATGTTTGGTGAGTCTCTTTTGCTACTTGTTGTCGGTGATTATGAGTGATGTTTGGTGGGATCAGTTTGAATGTTGTTCAAGACTAATTCTGCAATTTTAGTATTTTACCTTATTTTCCCTTCCGagataaaatgaaataaatgcaTACCTCAGACCATCTCAAATCAGAGATGTCGTCGATGATATaggtaaatataattttttcaaaaaataatggGCATACAGTTTTAATccaaaaaaatcatgttttttttggttcatgtatatttgtttttttacaattttcatGACTATGtcattaaatttcaattttaatcaattattttttttcaaacaattttattcattttttgatGTAATATTTATACAACAGTTACTACATTTAATCACGTTCGATGAAAAGATAATTAAAATTGATATAAATTGAAATATACAtgattaaaactaaaattttaataatatagaCGATCAAAATCGTAAGAGTAAAACACACAcgaccaaaattttcaaattaaaaacaaCTGAACAAATGCCGTGAgtgtagaaaataaatttgtaaatttcaattttaaatccTTAAATTCAAATTCGATTTAAGGGTGAATGAAACATGAATAATAGTGTTTTAGGAAAATTGTAAAATTCAGACTTCATCATGTTAACTATACGAAAAATGTCTGaacaataaagaaaaataatgttattttctaaaaataacattaaatTCTTAAAATTACTTAAATCAAGAATGCATGATGCTATAACACATGAAGGGCCTTTATATATATAGACAAAATTATACTTAAAcgaaaaatttaatttgaaagtactttaaaaataaaagaataaaaattatattatttttattactatgtcttaaaattaatttgtattattcttttgaatttgttttttaaatccgcaacacttaataaaataataataaaccgTTCCATGTAATGTGTGCACATAATtaaatttcaataaaaaatattagtttatatataataattttttgtgcAAAATATAATgagattaaatttattttttatttatttaaagttaataATTTTGGGGGAAAAGGAATTGGTATATCATGAAACaccagatatatatatatatatatatatatatatatatatatagaaataaaAACTAGCGGAGTAGGGCTTGGTATATTTTCCGCGAACCCTAATAAGAGTTCCCCCGTTAAAGTTTATCGATCGCACGCTGATTAATACTGGAAGAAGAATGGCAGCTCCGGCGGTACAGAGAGGAGGCGGTGGGCGGCGAGCTATGGGGGAGGACGACGCGAATCTGGTTTTCGAAACTTCCAAGGGTGTGGAGCCAATTTTGAGCTTCGACGAGATGGGGATAAAAGATGATTTACTCAGAGGCATCTACAACTACGGATTCGAGAAGCCCTCGGCTATACAGCAGCGAGCCGTGC
This window contains:
- the LOC142519913 gene encoding phytochrome-interacting ankyrin-repeat protein 1-like translates to MLEYQYSIRRSRKLLSRSDSDTDDRGWTLLHVFAKKGDLKEVKRLLNEGMDANVAAWGPKSLGVTPLHLAAKGGHLKVMDKLLERGADIDARTKGACGWTPLHHAAKEKKKKAIKFLIENGAFLPDDINDTRFNPPLHYCPGLEWAYEEMRRLHVDNSSSGETSCGSEN